In the Malaya genurostris strain Urasoe2022 chromosome 1, Malgen_1.1, whole genome shotgun sequence genome, one interval contains:
- the LOC131437471 gene encoding uncharacterized protein LOC131437471 produces MTTRWDFLQSANNEHGHSGAGDISVGGEEDDDSDTLTELSFSRSPTSSLGRSSTSSIPWAEDAIKQNQLEWERIERMFYGEEELPKESKIREEFLEWMTAFPHLRINGCAIRIQENPAAKPTDPFYEEVLAIDPPFMNRVRSSRSGNISKPIKECEFQFVPNDIERYLHISSGQIKRNNHRNAKDLVKNNSDPLITFVDTVEKPPKARNASNQSFGILISNSYNYLTNMDLPNSRNSSAQSVKHFNNSIMHKKLAPLGQRPQPRLVQLEKPILSSSASATNSRIPPLGSNIKFIVRNSHAIPSVLATELVQRNTKFSMIKSATSSRYPLSPTKNVVTLPSLAVLESRERTGTNQRSSRKPSFNSEIVGRSISAAVTQKNLPKHNGNVNTPKWNVVHYP; encoded by the coding sequence ATGACTACTCGTTGGGATTTTTTGCAATCAGCGAATAACGAGCATGGTCACAGTGGCGCTGGGGACATCAGTGTAGGCGGTGAAGAAGATGATGATTCTGATACATTGACGGAGCTCTCCTTCTCGAGATCTCCCACCAGCAGTTTAGGAAGAAGCAGTACGAGCTCTATTCCTTGGGCGGAAGATGCCATCAAGCAGAATCAACTAGAATGGGAACGGATTGAGCGAATGTTTTATGGTGAAGAAGAACTACCTAAAGAAAGTAAGATTCGCGAAGAATTTTTGGAGTGGATGACTGCTTTCCCGCATTTAAGGATAAATGGATGTGCCATTCGAATTCAAGAAAATCCTGCAGCAAAACCTACCGATCCCTTTTACGAAGAAGTGCTAGCTATAGATCCCCCATTCATGAACCGAGTGCGGTCATCGAGGAGTGGAAATATTTCGAAGCCTATCAAAGAGTGCGAATTTCAGTTTGTTCCTAATGATATTGAAAGATATCTGCACATAAGTTCTGGTCAAATCAAGCGAAACAATCACAGAAATGCCAAAGATTTAGTTAAGAATAATAGTGATCCCCTAATTACGTTTGTAGACACTGTTGAGAAGCCGCCCAAAGCCAGAAATGCAAGCAATCAATCTTTCGGAATATTGATAAGCAATAGTTACAATTATTTGACGAACATGGACCTGCCTAACAGTAGAAACAGCAGTGCACAATCTGTCAAGCACTTCAACAATAGTATCATGCACAAGAAACTTGCTCCTCTAGGGCAGAGACCTCAGCCAAGGCTCGTTCAATTGGAGAAGCCCATTTTAAGTTCGTCTGCCTCCGCTACAAACAGTCGAATCCCTCCTCTTGGATCCAACATAAAATTCATTGTTCGAAATTCACACGCTATTCCGTCGGTGCTGGCAACTGAACTCGTTCAACGAAATACAAAATTTAGCATGATTAAATCCGCTACTTCTTCCCGGTATCCACTATCTCCGACAAAAAACGTCGTTACGCTGCCATCGCTTGCGGTTTTGGAATCTCGAGAACGAACCGGAACAAATCAACGAAGTTCACGAAAGCCATCCTTCAACTCTGAAATTGTGGGAAGATCTATTTCGGCCGCTGTTACACAGAAAAATTTACCCAAACATAACGGCAACGTTAACACTCCCAAATGGAACGTCGTTCATTATCCGTGA